In Bacillota bacterium, one genomic interval encodes:
- a CDS encoding glutamate racemase — protein MNHESDKAIGILDSGVGGLTVVREFFRHLPSEKIVYFGDTYRFPYGSRPHDEVRRFSLQIIEFLKTQEIKMIVVACNSSTAAGLHHYQQQLDIPVVGVIEPGARAAVETTRNGRIGVIGTTGTVASGAYEKSIHALDPSLKVFSMACPLLVLIVENDLIHTPEAHRVAHEYLHSLKQAGVDTLILGCTHYPLMADVLQDIMGNEVTLISSAEEIVRGAKELFAARNLLKPPGESTHRFFVSGDPDKFEETASKLLGSNLKSYRVML, from the coding sequence GTGAATCATGAATCCGATAAAGCCATCGGCATATTGGATTCGGGGGTAGGCGGGCTGACCGTGGTCCGTGAATTTTTTCGGCATCTTCCTTCCGAAAAGATAGTATATTTCGGTGATACATACAGATTTCCCTACGGTTCCCGGCCCCATGATGAGGTCCGCCGTTTCTCTCTTCAGATCATTGAATTTCTCAAAACCCAGGAGATAAAGATGATTGTGGTGGCCTGCAATTCATCCACTGCCGCGGGACTCCATCATTATCAACAGCAGCTGGATATTCCGGTTGTCGGAGTCATTGAACCCGGGGCCCGGGCTGCGGTGGAAACCACCCGCAACGGGCGTATCGGCGTCATTGGTACCACCGGCACTGTCGCCAGCGGTGCTTATGAAAAAAGCATCCATGCCCTTGACCCTTCCCTGAAGGTGTTCAGCATGGCCTGTCCGTTACTCGTCTTGATTGTAGAAAACGATCTCATTCATACACCCGAAGCGCACAGGGTGGCGCATGAATATCTTCACTCTCTCAAACAGGCGGGGGTGGATACACTTATCCTTGGCTGCACGCATTATCCCCTCATGGCCGATGTTCTTCAAGACATAATGGGCAATGAGGTAACATTGATCAGCTCTGCGGAAGAAATTGTTCGGGGGGCGAAGGAATTATTTGCGGCGCGAAACCTTCTGAAACCTCCTGGTGAAAGCACCCACCGTTTTTTTGTCAGTGGTGATCCCGACAAATTTGAAGAAACAGCTTCCAAACTGCTCGGCAGCAATCTGAAATCCTACCGGGTAATGCTGTAA